Genomic window (Microbacterium oxydans):
GTGCCGGCATCCGCAACACCGCCACCTCGGGCGGCTGGCTGTTCCTGCGCACGGTGAGCCTGCGCGTCGCGCTGCTCGCGACGGTCGGTGTCGCGACCGGCATCGGCACCGAGGAGCTCGCCGGGTGGCAGATCGTGTTCACGATCTTCTCCGCCGCGGCCTTCGCGCTCGACGCGCTGGCGATCGCCGCCCAGGCCCTCATCGGCAAGGAGCTCGGCGCCGGCGACGAGCAGCGGGTGCATCGCGTGCTCGGTCGCACGGTCGCGTGGGGCGCCTGGTTCGGCGTGATCGTCGGCGGCCTGATAGCGGCCCTGTCCGGCGTGCTCGGCATCGTGTTCACGGGCGATGCCGAGATCGCGGCGCTCGTCCAGCCGGCATTGCTCGTGCTCGCCGTCGCGCAGCCGATCGCCGGTGTGGTGTTCGTACTCGACGGGGTGCTCATGGGCGCGAACGACGCTCGGTACCTCGCGATCGCCGGGGGCCTGAACCTCGTCCCGTTCCTGCCCGCGCTCTGGATCATCGCCGCCAGCGGGGTCGACGGCATGGCGGGACTCATCTGGCTCGCGGTCGCCTTCTTCGGGGTGTACCTGCTCGCGCGCCTCGGCACCCTGGGATGGCGCGTCCGATCGGGCCGATGGCTGGGAGCGAACGCATGACGACACCGCTGCGCGCATCGACCGGCTCTTTCCTGCACCGACTCTGCTGATCGCGACTTCTCCCCATCCCCTGGAATCCCCGGAATACAGCGTCTCCCCGCCCTGGCACGTCGACGATGATCGGGAGACACTGAAGGGATGTTGGGGATGACGGAACCACAGGTCTGGACGCTGATCGGCGTCTTCGCCGCCGGGATGTTCGGCACGATCACGCTCGTGTCGACGATCCTCCTGCGGAGCATTCAGAACGAGTTCGCGAGCATGCGGCGGGAGTTCGGAAGCGAGTTCGCGAGTGTGCGGACCGAGTTCGCGAGTGTGCGGGGAGAGATCCGGGCGGTCCACGGACGCATCGACCATCTCGACCGCGACGTCAACGCGATCTACCGCCACCTGTTCGGCATCGACCGCGGCTGACCGGCGTCGGTCCCGCGAGCGGAGCGCGCGGTCAGGCGATCTCGAGCTCCGCGATCACGATCTTCTTCATGTGCATCAGCGCCTGGATCTGCTCGGGCCGCTGCTGCAGCAGGTCGAGGCCGGCAGGGATCACCTGCCAACTGACGCCGAACCGGTCCTTGCACCGGTTCCTGAACGCGATCAGCCCGCGTATCTCCGACACCACTCGTACATGATCACGGCGGCGGCGGCGCTCGCGTTGATCGAGCGCGTCGACCCGTACTGGGTGATCTCGATGTGGGCGGATGCCGCGGCGAGCGCCTCCGCCGACAAGCCCGGCCCTTCCTGACCGAACAGGAGTACGCACCGCTGCGGGAGGTCGGCGCGATCGACCGGGACCGCACCGTCGACGTTGTCGACCGCGATGATCGGGATGCCCTCGGCCGCGGCCCACGCGGCGAACGTCTCGACATCTTCATGATGGACGACGTGCTGGTACCGGTCGGTGACCATGGCGCCGCGCTTGTTCCAGCGGCGGCGGCCGATGATGTGCACGGTGTCGGCGAGGAACGCGTTGGCGCTGCGCACGATCGACCCGATGTTCATGTCGTGCTGCCAGTTCTCGATGGCGACGTGGAACGGATGCCGCTGCGTGTCGAGGTCGGCCACGATCGCCTCCATCCGCCAATAGCGGTAGCGGTCGATCACGTTGCGGGTGTCTCCCGCGGCCAGGAGCTCGGGGTCGTACTGCGGGCCCTCAGGCCAGGCCTTCTCGCCGCCGGGCCAGGGGCCGACGCCGTAGCCGGGCTGGGCGATCGAACCCGTCGGGGCGCCTGGGGTGGTGCTCTCCGGCGCCTCGTCATCCATCCCGCCAGGCTATCGCCGCGACACGTCGGTTCCGACGCAGAGGATATTTAGGTGGACCGAAAAATACGCTACGGTTTCGGTGTGCCTAAAAATTCGGATCTCCTGATGACGACCCCGGCCGCGCCCGCGGCGAGAGCGCCTCGCAGCCTGTGGCTGCTCGGACCGGCCCTCGTCGCCGGCGTGGCCTACCTCGACCCCGGCAACGTCGCCAGCAACATGACCGCGGGGGCGCAGTACGGCTACCTGCTGGTGTGGGTCGTCCTCGCGGGCAACGTGATGGCCTGGCTGATCCAGTACCTCTCGGCCAAGCTCGGCGTCGTCACCGGGCAGAGCCTTCCCGAGGTGCTGGGCGCCCGCCTGAAGCGACCCTGGGCCCGCCGCGCCTACTGGCTGCAGGCCGAGCTCGTCGCGATGGCCACCGACCTCGCCGAGGTGATCGGCGGCGCGGTCGCCCTCAACCTGCTGTTCGACGTCCCGCTGCTCCTGGGCGGACTGATCACCGGGGCGGTCTCGATGATCCTGCTCGCGGTGCAGAACCGCGGCGGTGCACGCCCGTTCGAGTTCGTGATCATCGGGCTCATGCTCATCATCACGATCGGATTCCTCGCCGGGCTCTTCGTGGCTCCTCCGGACCCGGCGGGCGTGCTCGGCGGCATGGTCCCGCGCTTCGAGGGCACCGGATCGGTGCTGCTGGCCGCGTCCATCCTCGGCGCCACGATCATGCCGCACGCGATCTACGCACACTCCTCCCTCGCCCGCGATCGCTTCGGGGCCACCACTGCGCACGCCGGCGACGAGGCGGCGCGCACCGAGACCTCGCGCATCCGCCGCCTGCTGACCGCCACCCGCTGGGACGTCTCGATCGCGATGGTCATCGCCGGCTCCGTGAACCTCGGCATCCTGCTGCTCGCCGCCGCGAACCTCGCCGGTGTCGAGGGCACCGACTCCCTGGAGGGCGCGCACGCCGCCCTCGCCGCCGGCCTCGGTCCGGTCGTGGCGACCTTCTTCGCGGTCGGCCTGCTCGCGTCGGGACTGGCCTCGACCTCGGTGGGCGCCTACGCGGGAGCGGAGATCATGCATGGACTGCTGCACGTGCGCATCCCGCTGCTGCTCCGCCGCCTGGTGACGCTCATCCCCGCGCTCGTGATCCTCGGCGCCGGCATCGACCCCACGCTCGCGCTGGTCCTCAGCCAGGTGGTGCTGTCGTTCGGCATCCCGTTCGCGCTGATCCCGCTCGTCGCGCTCACCGCGCAGAAGCGGACACTCGGCGCCTGGGCGAATCGACGCTGGACCACGGCCGCCGGCATCCTCGCGTCCGTGCTGCTGATCGCGCTCAACGGCGCCCTGCTCTGGCTGGTGCTGACCGGCGCCTGAGCCCGGATAGGCTCGACACATGTCTGCCGAGAACGCCCGTCGCACTGTCCGCATCCTCACCTGGATCGGCTTCGCGACGGGCGTGATCGGCGGCCTGCTGATCGCCTTCCCGAAGGCCATCGGCCCCGGCAGCCCGTGGGTGCAGCTGGCGCTCGGCGTCGCCACACTCGTGCTGGCCTTCCGTGCCCGCAAGATCGGCATGGACGAGGTCGAGGGGTTCGACGGCCGGCTCTCGCTGGCCGCCGCCCTCCTCGGATTCCTCGTGCTGTTCTTCGCCGGTCAGGCCGCGTTCATCATCCTGACCACGCTCGGCTGACCGGTATCGCCGAGCGGGTCCGTCCGCCTATGCCGTGACGAAACCCGTCACCAGGTACAGCACGAACGACAGCCCGGCGGCGATGCCCGCATAGGGCAGGATCGCGAGCATGAGGTTGATCGGCTTGATGCCGATGGATCTCGACGCGAGGATGATGCCGTCGCCGTACAGGCATGTCGTGCTGCCGAGCGCGGCGCCGGAGAACACGGCGGCGCCGGCGAGGATCGGGTCCGCCCCGAGCGCGAGTGCCAGCGGGAGCACGACCGGGGTGATCACCGCGGCCAGGTCCCAGAACGATCCGGTGGCGTACGCGTAGATGCCGCACACCGCGAAGACGATCGCGGGGAGCAGCGCGGGGGTGAGCACGGGCTCGGTGACCTGG
Coding sequences:
- a CDS encoding TrmH family RNA methyltransferase, whose product is MDDEAPESTTPGAPTGSIAQPGYGVGPWPGGEKAWPEGPQYDPELLAAGDTRNVIDRYRYWRMEAIVADLDTQRHPFHVAIENWQHDMNIGSIVRSANAFLADTVHIIGRRRWNKRGAMVTDRYQHVVHHEDVETFAAWAAAEGIPIIAVDNVDGAVPVDRADLPQRCVLLFGQEGPGLSAEALAAASAHIEITQYGSTRSINASAAAAVIMYEWCRRYAG
- a CDS encoding Nramp family divalent metal transporter; its protein translation is MTTPAAPAARAPRSLWLLGPALVAGVAYLDPGNVASNMTAGAQYGYLLVWVVLAGNVMAWLIQYLSAKLGVVTGQSLPEVLGARLKRPWARRAYWLQAELVAMATDLAEVIGGAVALNLLFDVPLLLGGLITGAVSMILLAVQNRGGARPFEFVIIGLMLIITIGFLAGLFVAPPDPAGVLGGMVPRFEGTGSVLLAASILGATIMPHAIYAHSSLARDRFGATTAHAGDEAARTETSRIRRLLTATRWDVSIAMVIAGSVNLGILLLAAANLAGVEGTDSLEGAHAALAAGLGPVVATFFAVGLLASGLASTSVGAYAGAEIMHGLLHVRIPLLLRRLVTLIPALVILGAGIDPTLALVLSQVVLSFGIPFALIPLVALTAQKRTLGAWANRRWTTAAGILASVLLIALNGALLWLVLTGA